Proteins encoded together in one Quercus lobata isolate SW786 chromosome 3, ValleyOak3.0 Primary Assembly, whole genome shotgun sequence window:
- the LOC115981646 gene encoding myosin-3-like, which yields MAKKKVTHQPKDSQEEAPPNQNQIQSQNQSQPKPKDDSTTEKVQSLKSLNSLLLKETFERRQQVESLEQAKEALESELTRSVMDKNVLEAELTQASDESIGLELEKVVVCAFWETQMGEMGVGFDGLVREKAEVEKLKCEREAEIGFLKKEVNEVRASLENERDKLSRVCRERDLLKTEIDGLVEERNGLRGKVVEKEKKERKIDEEVGKLKGKCEGLMVEKAEIEKAVEVVKREKESVQRKLEVSARLIEGLRREIDAVEREKGEVERQRSVKEVKIGELEKEVGELNEFIMQMQREEEVLRAKVLELEKRIEEAKDKEKEMVMEIDLLVEEKREKQQNIEKLKDERDSIQRVLDSTSKVSEDRQQRIGDLIREKSEIEEVKLSRESEIVVLNMEACKLRDVISTLQESCRNEEEKNKQLVSEIGHYKDAYDRVVLERDQVQMGLDEEKKKVKNMEVVVSEMEQRIEGTVGELGRVRNERENLIERNKTVESHVEDLVKEKDLVHKSLVEAQRRIDELKAKMESASINSERALSMVKSTAALVCDSRDDRDGKEEVIINGQKLEEEIEPYAAELDAIRNAFKNKEKIVEDTKKQVEFLQNSVANANKRKSFWTVVSSATTIFAAASVAYVARGR from the coding sequence ATGGCCAAAAAGAAAGTGACCCATCAACCCAAAGACTCCCAAGAAGAAGCCCCACCtaatcaaaaccaaatccaaAGCCAAAATCAATCCCAACCCAAACCCAAGGATGACTCCACTACTGAAAAGGTGCAGAGCTTGAAGTCACTCAACTCGCTGCTCCTCAAAGAAACCTTTGAGCGCAGACAGCAGGTTGAGTCCTTGGAGCAGGCCAAGGAGGCTTTGGAATCCGAGTTAACTCGGTCTGTAATGGATAAGAATGTGCTTGAGGCTGAGTTGACTCAGGCCAGTGATGAGAGTATTGGGTTGGAGTTGGAGAAGGTTGTGGTTTGTGCTTTTTGGGAGACCCAGATGGGTGAAATGGGTGTTGGGTTTGATGGGTTGGTGAGAGAGAAGGCTGAGGTTGAGAAATTGAAGTGTGAGAGAGAGGCTGAGATTGGGTTTTTGAAGAAAGAGGTCAATGAGGTCAGGGCTAGtcttgaaaatgagagagataaGTTGAGCCGAGTGTGCCGAGAGAGGGATTTGCTTAAGACTGAGATTGATGGTCTGGTTGAGGAGAGAAATGGGTTGAGAGGAAAAGTGGTtgagaaggagaaaaaagagaggaagattGACGAAGAGGTTGGGAAACTGAAAGGAAAATGTGAAGGACTAATGGTGGAGAAGGCGGAGATAGAAAAGGCGGTTGAGGTTGTTAAGAGGGAGAAAGAATCAGTTCAGAGGAAATTGGAGGTGTCGGCGAGGTTGATTGAGGGATTGAGGAGGGAGATTGATGCTGTTGAGAGGGAAAAGGGTGAAGTTGAGAGGCAGAGAAGTGTGAAGGAAGTGAAGATTGGTGAATTGGAGAAGGAGGTTGGGGAATTGAATGAGTTCATAATGCAAATGCAGAGGGAGGAGGAAGTTTTGCGCGCTAAGGTTTTGGAGTTGGAGAAGAGGATTGAGGAGGCTAAGGATAAGGAAAAGGAGATGGTGATGGAGATTGATTTGTTGGTGGAAGAGAAGAGGGAGAAGCAACAAAATATTGAGAAGTTGAAAGATGAGAGAGATTCTATTCAGAGGGTTTTGGATAGCACTAGTAAGGTATCAGAGGATAGGCAGCAAAGGATTGGGGATTTGATTCGAGAGAAGAGTGAGATTGAGGAAGTGAAGCTTAGCCGAGAGAGTGAGATTGTTGTGCTGAATATGGAGGCTTGTAAACTCAGGGATGTAATTTCTACATTGCAGGAGTCTTGTAGaaatgaagaagagaaaaacaaacaattagTGTCTGAAATTGGTCACTATAAGGATGCTTATGATCGAGTTGTGCTTGAGAGGGATCAGGTGCAAATGGGTTTAgatgaggagaaaaagaaagtgaaaaacaTGGAGGTAGTGGTTTCAGAGATGGAGCAGAGGATTGAAGGTACTGTGGGGGAGTTGGGGCGAGTGAGAAATGAGCGTGAGAATCTGATTGAGAGAAATAAAACAGTGGAAAGCCATGTGGAAGATTTGGTGAAGGAAAAGGATTTGGTGCACAAGAGCCTTGTTGAGGCCCAACGCAGAATCGATGagttaaaggctaaaatggAATCAGCAAGCATTAATTCAGAGCGGGCATTGAGTATGGTGAAGAGCACTGCGGCATTGGTGTGTGATTCAAGAGATGATAGAGATGGTAAGGAAGAAGTGATTATCAATGGGCAGAAGCTAGAGGAAGAAATTGAGCCCTATGCGGCAGAGTTGGATGCCATTAGGAATGCTTTCAAAAACAAGGAGAAGATCGTGGAGGATACGAAGAAACAGGTTGAGTTTCTACAGAACTCTGTGGCAAATGCAAATAAGAGGAAGAGTTTCTGGACTGTGGTTTCTTCTGCAACTACAATTTTTGCTGCAGCATCTGTTGCTTATGTTGCAAGAGGACGCTGA
- the LOC115981594 gene encoding gibberellin receptor GID1C-like, giving the protein MAGSNEVNLNESKMVVPLNTWVLISNFKLAYNLLRRPDGTFNRHLAEFLDRKVPANAKPVDGVFSFDVVLDRSTGLYIRIYRLAHGEEPQLNIADLEKPVTAEVVPVIVFFHGGSFAHSSANSAIYDALCRRLVGICKAVVVSVNYRRAPENRYPCAYDDGWAALKWVSSRSWLQSKDSKVHIYLAGDSSGGNIVHHVALRAVESDIEVLGNILLNPMFGGLERTESETRLDGKYFVTTRDRDWYWRAYLPEGEDRDHPACNPFGPKGKSLEGIKFPKSLVVVASLDLIQDWQLAYAKGLEKAGQVVKLLYLEQATIGFYLLPNNNHFYTVMDEINNFVCSDC; this is encoded by the exons ATGGCTGGGAGTAATGAAGTTAACCTCAATGAGTCCAAG ATGGTTGTACCTTTGAATACATGGGTGCTCATCTCCAACTTCAAGTTAGCTTACAATCTTCTACGTCGCCCTGATGGCACCTTTAACCGGCACTTAGCAGAATTCCTTGATCGGAAAGTTCCGGCCAATGCAAAGCCTGTTGATGGCGTATTCTCATTTGATGTTGTTTTAGACCGGAGTACTGGCCTCTATATCCGGATCTATAGACTAGCCCATGGCGAAGAACCTCAGTTAAATATTGCTGATCTTGAGAAGCCTGTGACTGCTGAGGTTGTCCCAGTCATAGTATTCTTTCATGGTGGAAGCTTTGCTCACTCCTCTGCAAACAGTGCTATATATGATGCTCTATGTCGCAGACTAGTGGGCATTTGTAAAGCTGTTGTGGTCTCTGTGAATTATCGCCGTGCACCTGAAAATaggtacccatgtgcttatgatGATGGATGGGCAGCTCTTAAGTGGGTTAGCTCAAGGTCATGGCTGCAAAGTAAGGACTCAAAAGTTCATATATACTTGGCCGGAGATAGTTCTGGTGGTAACATTGTCCATCATGTTGCTTTACGGGCAGTAGAATCAGACATTGAAGTATTGGGCAATATATTGCTCAACCCTATGTTTGGTGGGCTAGAGAGAACTGAATCTGAGACGCGATTAGATGGGAAATACTTTGTTACGACCCGAGACCGAGATTGGTATTGGAGAGCATATCTCCCTGAAGGGGAAGATAGAGACCACCCAGCATGTAACCCATTTGGTCCTAAGGGTAAAAGTCTGGAAGGAATTAAGTTCCCGAAGAGCCTTGTTGTGGTGGCTAGCTTGGACCTTATTCAGGACTGGCAGTTGGCTTATGCCAAGGGGCTCGAGAAGGCTGGCCAAGTGGTGAAACTTCTATATCTGGAGCAGGCAACAATTGGGTTTTACTTGTTGCCTAATAACAACCACTTCTATACTGTCATGGATGAGATAAATAACTTTGTGTGTTCTGACTGTTAA
- the LOC115979791 gene encoding uncharacterized protein LOC115979791 gives MVKEKSKDGGSNDPRADWKDLKELQAFCEFCAVQVIDDKRKGGFLTKTGVDAVIEQLGAKGKVVTHLQIKNKWDLLKKGWKQYNECFDNDTGLGYDAGTGMLEASEEWLTRKIAACPNAKTFKNKPLPNHDFLNIMFRGTVATGKNAFCMSGQIPKETTEGSGDSADDTEFVDPQCEPFVNVDAMEIEGPSSLRAGPTVTKEKGLATSVHLFKPICKKSRKKTFSCTRDVRLFEEHLRCYC, from the exons atggTTAAGGAGAAATCGAAGGACGGTGGTAGTAATGATCCGAGAGCTGACTGGAAAGATCTTAAGGAACTACAAGCTTTTTGTGAGTTCTGTGCTGTTCAAGTCATAGACGACAAGAGGAAAGGCGGATTTTTGACCAAAACTGGGGTTGATGCAGTGATTGAGCAGTTGGGTGCCAAGGGAAAAGTGGTGACTCACTTGCAGATTAAAAACAAATGGGATCTTCTGAAAAAAGGGTGGAAGCAGTATAACGAGTGTTTTGACAATGACACTGGGTTGGGTTATGATGCTGGAACTGGGATGCTTGAGGCCAGTGAGGAGTGGTTGACTCGAAAGATTGCG GCATGTCCCAAtgcaaaaacctttaaaaataaaCCTTTGCCAAATCATGACTTCCTAAACATCATGTTTAGAGGCACTGTTGCAACGGGCAAAAATGCGTTTTGCATGAGCGGTCAAATACCAAAGGAAACCACCGAAGGGTCTGGGGACTCTGCTGATGACACAGAATTTGTTGACCCCCAATGTGAACCTTTTGTGAATGTTGACGCAATGGAGATTGAAGGTCCATCATCGTTGAGGGCAGGACCGACAGTGACTAAGGAGAAAGGCTTGGCAACCAGTGTCCACCTTTTCAAGCCAATTTgcaagaaatcaagaaaaaaaacgTTCAGTTGCACAAGAGATGTCCGACTCTTTGAAGAGCATCTCAGATGTTATTGTTGA